One stretch of Candidatus Eremiobacterota bacterium DNA includes these proteins:
- a CDS encoding type I restriction enzyme HsdR N-terminal domain-containing protein produces the protein MSDRFRPDIVISDRNSDPIAIVEVKRGTSYSVPHSVAQLARYMAALGGSNTFAILADPQYIRVFHGDPAGDSNPITISAPEILRHYDADYESQEVYESYLTSLVEAWLNDLSIHWQSEHPPGENLLPEELVTRLQAA, from the coding sequence ATGAGTGACCGCTTTCGCCCCGATATCGTTATCAGCGACCGCAATAGCGATCCGATCGCGATCGTGGAAGTCAAGCGTGGGACGAGTTATAGTGTTCCGCACTCCGTCGCTCAGTTGGCGCGGTATATGGCGGCGCTCGGCGGGTCTAACACGTTCGCGATCCTCGCGGATCCCCAATATATTCGAGTTTTCCATGGCGACCCGGCGGGCGACAGCAACCCCATAACGATCTCAGCACCGGAAATTCTGCGTCATTATGACGCTGACTATGAATCACAGGAAGTATACGAGTCATACTTAACCAGCCTCGTCGAAGCGTGGCTCAACGATCTTTCGATTCATTGGCAGTCGGAGCACCCGCCTGGCGAAAACCTGCTGCCCGAGGAGCTGGTAACGCGCTTACAGGCGGCGTAA
- the mce gene encoding methylmalonyl-CoA epimerase, with product MIDAPIDHVAVVVKDLEAAVRLYTQTLGFSLVYREIVADQGVEAVGVRTGDAVIELLRPLSEESPIAKYRGEAETKLHHTAYRVVELRGELARLKAAGVRLIDEEPRKGAHGNTIAFLHPKSTGGVLIELCQREDV from the coding sequence ATGATCGACGCCCCGATCGACCATGTCGCGGTGGTGGTGAAGGATCTCGAGGCGGCGGTTCGGCTGTACACGCAGACGCTTGGCTTCAGCCTGGTTTACCGCGAGATCGTGGCCGATCAGGGCGTCGAGGCGGTCGGGGTGCGGACGGGGGACGCGGTGATCGAGCTGCTGCGGCCGCTGAGCGAGGAGTCGCCGATCGCGAAGTACCGCGGCGAGGCCGAGACGAAGCTGCACCACACCGCATATCGCGTCGTCGAGCTGCGCGGTGAGCTCGCCCGGCTCAAGGCTGCCGGGGTGCGGCTCATCGACGAGGAGCCGCGCAAAGGCGCGCACGGGAACACCATCGCGTTCCTGCATCCGAAATCCACTGGTGGCGTGCTCATCGAGCTCTGCCAGCGCGAAGACGTTTAG